In the Aptenodytes patagonicus chromosome 5, bAptPat1.pri.cur, whole genome shotgun sequence genome, CCACCAACTGGAAAACCAGTCGGCAAAATTCTCAGCTGGAGTAGGTGGCCAAGGCCCTTCTGCAGGCGTTTACACAAGCAGAGAATCCGGCACTGGGATGCCAACGGTGCTGCTAAGGATCCCTCTGCTGATCCTGCCGCTTCACCTCCCTTGGAGGAAGCTGTGGCGGCAGGTATCGCCCCATGGCCTCTGACAATGTAATCCGAACTACGGAACAGCTAAAGGGGTTTGGCTTCCACTGCCCaggagaaaaaacagacaaaaaaccgCTGTAATGCTCTTTCAAAAGATACAAGCCGCAAAaccctcccagccccacagggGAAGTCTGGGAAAGTTTGCAGTAGGTGAACGCTGCAGGTAAGAATGGGAACTGTTTTGTGGTTTAACTGGAGCAGTTGCAACCAGCAGGACAGCAATATCGCATCAAAAGAAACGACTGTAAAGAAAGCGAGCTCATTAAAAACTGAGAGAGGGGATGAAATGCAACTGCTCAACAATAGCCAAGACTCTGAACCCCTTCCAGCCAGAGAAACGCTGCGGCAGTCTGCCATCGggcaggtggagggaagggagtggCTCAGCGCTGCGAGCAGCCCCGGGGGCCAGAGGTCAGGGAGAACATCCTCGCCTGAATTAGGCAAAAGCACGGACGGACACGCCGCCTACCATAGCTTTCACAAATGAGCTCCTTATACTTCCTGCCAGCGTCTGCGACGAGCTGCAGCAGCTTTACAGACTCCCTTTtgtcctcttctttcaggtgGTTCAGCCCTAGTATTTCCAGGAGAATCGAGACACCTCCGATCTCCAGAAATTCAGTAAGGTATCTGCGTCTGCAAGGATAGGGGGAACAGAGCCAAAAGTGTCACCTGCCTTGGAGCCCACCTTCCTCTGTCAGCACGCTGTGCTCCTGGGAACCACCACCTCCTGCCTCGCTGCAGCGGGTGCCCGGTGCCCGGGCAGTGAACACAAGGAGGCTCAGCCTGGACCGTGGAGGCAGCTGCCCGCCGGCAGCACACCTTGCTGCCAGCGGGTCACCAGCTCCCATTTTACCCTGTGCTCATTTCCGATAGTGAACCACAGGCACAGAAAGCCCTGTCTCCGCACTCAGACTCTCATCGCGCTCCTTCCACATCGTGTCAGTGACCCGGTGGCTCTGGAGACATGCACAAGCAGTGGATTTGGTTTTGAGAGCACTTGAAATTCCTACCACAAGCCTCACTGGGGCCTGCCTTGCCTGAAATGCCTACACGGCCCTCCCAAAAGACCGCCAAGgacttgttattttctttatctgctcACCCCCTCACCCTTGTGTGCCTTCCCCACGGTACCTCTCACACAGTGACATTCTATACTCACCCACTTGCAGCAGATAAGAAGATGCCAACGGACTTGAGCAGCCTGTTGAGGCATGTGCTGTACGTGTAGCTGTTTGACAAGGCTAAGGAGGGATTTACAGACCATCGCGGTGTCCCCCAGACAGCCTTTGGCAATGTGGAGGTCTGAAGTGGGTACTCTCTCTGCAGGAGAGCATGGCCCTTCCTCTCACAGGCGTGCAGAGGCAGCACGCTCGTCCCTATGTGAGAAAAAACACTATTTCTAGGTCCCTGAGAGCTGGGTTACATGACTTTCCCTTCAGTTCCATCTTTagatagcctttttttttttaaccctgcaGAACACGGCTGGATATGGATGTCCCCATACAGAAGCTTATTCTTTAAACAAATTTTTGGTAGAGaactttcccttcctctccatcCCACTACCACACGCCACCTCCAGCTGTCCAAGGAAACAGATACGTCATCCTGAGCCATGCTGTTAGGCGAGCCAGAAACAAGCTGGCTCCCTGGGAGaactccagctccagctctggttCTGTCTTGCCGTCATTGCTTTTAATGAAGTTGTCCAAGATGCGGCTTCGAGCAACTTTGTGGGCACTATCCCATTCCTGCAAGAAAACCATGAGCTTCCTGATGGCTTCCTGCTCTTTGACAGAAGTCATGATCTCTTCTGCCTAGAGAAAAGTGAGAAAGAAGTTAGAAAAGGGCTTTGAAGATAGAAAAAGTCTGTACTAAGGAATTACCACCagaattacattaaaaatctCTGGCAAATAATATTAAAGCACTTACTAGCCAttaatttaatctcattttccTTTACACTCATTTCATAGataggaaaactgaggcagaaggaGAGTTCCTGGTATGTCTGAAGCTGCACAATGAGCCTGTGACAGACTTGAGATTATTTTCCAGGGCAGGTGGCTTCACCAGAGGAGCTCTCTTCTCTGCTCTGTTAATAAAGTCATTTACCCATTACCCCAGCCTTGGTTTCTCGCTAGCCTCATGATATGAACACTGCGTCTCATATCTGACCTGCCAGAGAATAAATAGGGTGAAATGAGAGCACAAATAGGTATGGATTTATGGGGAGTGACAGGGTCAAGGGGGCTGTAAATGCCTGTTAGCACAGCAGCGCAGCATGCCCTCACTCACGTGATGGAGCGACAGTCATTTGGACTGGGCCTACATGCCCTCCAGGAAGATGTGCTTGGCCTTGGCAGTGGGAGAGCGCTTTGGGACCCTTTGGCATGACAGGCAtttgctctgctttttccttATCTAATTTCTATGGCATGTTTTTAAACTATCTAAGAAAACCTGAAATGATAAGAACTATATGCAAGAAGACAGAAGCTCCAGAAACATCCCTTGCCTGCACTTCCTTCTATCCCTTCACACAGGTGTTAAATAAAGCAATCCATATTTTGCCAAGTTTCTTTGGCACGCTCCTGGCTCGGTATGATATCCCCTGTTCCAGCCTGACAAATGTGAAGGTGCACTTAATAGGGGGATGCAATGTCAGAGGATTAAGCTCTCTGTTCATTCAGGTAGGTGAGAATTCCACTGACACGTATGCGTTCGGCTTTCAGACACTGACCAATCTCAAGGAGCCTCGCAGTTAAACATCAGTATCTGCGTACATACACAGATGCAGAAAAAGGGACAAGGTCACAGACAGCTGCATTAGCACAGGCACGTTGTCCTCCACCAAGCTGTGTCAACGTGCCTGAGGATAAGAAAGGAATTCATGCCTTGTCTAATACAGTTCTTGGACTTCCTACATAAGAAAAGCACcattttaggttttatttaaagtgtagtttaagagaaaaaaaatgaaaatgacacaAAATCTTTGGGTTTCAGAACAAGAAGTTTCTTTCAAGGTAATACAAGTCACCAAGATTACCAATTTCCTATCTACAAAGATCTTGAGCCTTTTCTCCTAGAACCTGGAGCAAAATTCCAAATCAGTTCCAGAATATCCCCAAGATACCTGCTCAAAAGTAACGTTCTATTGCTGTTATCTGACCTAGACTGAAAATAATGACCAAGAGGTGAACATGCACCTCGGtgcctgaaaacaaacaaacgaagTCTTCAAAAAGCTGGCTATGAAACAACGTTTGAGAATTAAGATGAGATGAAATTTCATTTGGGAATTAACGGTCTGTGCTCTGTAAGGAGTCTGTGTCCTTGGCAGGGCGTTTTCAGGATCTCCTTTGCAGGGAAGCAGgtttaaaataaatccattttcccAAAATAGTTGTGATTGAAAATGTTATTAGCCATAACAAATGTTAGTGCTGACAGGAGAACGGCCTGTTAGGGGCCTCTGGTGAAACAGTCAAGTGAAAGTCATATTTCACATTATTGCGAGCATTTTCCTGTGATTTACAGAATATTTGTGAAACATTACTTGCAAGGCATATGATTGATATTGAGAGAACAGCTAGTGTGTAGGGGGAATCTGTATTTCACAGAGACTGTTTGCATGAAATTTACAGTCCCATAAAGTGCTCCTCTATCCTCAACAGAGATCTAGTTAAAAGAACTTTACAGTCTGAAACATCCCAAAATTGATTCTAAATTAACGTTTCCATATTTGCGTTTAAGATGCTGGCGGTGTAATGCTATCCTATTTTTATTATAAAGCTGCAGTAACCCCCCCACTATTCAGAAATACCAGCACCAGCCTCTGGACGTGAGGATTTTAGTGATACAAAGGGCTTGCCTACGAATCAatggcaaagaaaagaagagtTTGAAACAATAATCACATGAGGCTTCTGAGGATACAGTGGTATCTGCCCCTGGCTGCTATAATAACAGCATCTGCTGGCATAGTAGCCTTTAAGCCGACATTGCAAAGTGCCCTGAAAATGTACATGAGTATTTTTATTATGACCATTTTACATATGGGAACATGCAGAAACAGGGAAGTTAAATGACTTGCCTGAGTGGTTTGTCAGTGCTAGCATCAGCACATAACTCCTGTTTGTTGGCTTCAAACTCTGCTCTCAACAGTGCTGGGCTGCCACCTCAGTCCATTGGACCTAATAATCAAAACAAGACTGGGTCAGGGCAGTGCTTTTTTCCTGCCAAGAAACACACAAGTGATTTAGGAACTGGCTCTGGCAATTCAGCAGTTCTTTACATCCAGAGTGCTGCTAAATCATCAGATTGAGATCAAAAGGCAGACTGGTGCTGCATCAGCCGCGGTCTGAGTGTGAGGTGCCAGGGACTGATGGCCTTGGACTCACGGAAGGACAGAGTGACAGTGATTTGGTGCTACCTCTGCATCTTGCAACATCAAGGTTGTGCCCAGCCTCAAGTAAAACTGCTGTTTCCCTAGCAGGCTTCACCCTCTCCTGCCGTACCTCAAGTCCCCCACAACCCTCCTGACACACAATATACCTTCCTCAGTGTACCCCAATGCCTTCTACCCAGCCCCTATCAACCCACAATCCCGCTGGCCCCTCTCTCACCTACAtgtcctgcctcccagccccactgTTAACCCCAGCCACAACCAAACCTagcccctcctctcccctcacccccagccAGGCCCTGCACTGACCCCTACATCCATCCCAGCCCCTACCCCCCTAATCCACTGCAGCCTCAACATTCCCCGCCCCAGGCCCAACCATCCCACCAGGCTTGATCTAGCCCAACCACAGGCCCTGTGCTCCCCcacaccccaaaacccaccccaggCCCTACAGTCCCTCACACGCTCCCCGATCCCagtgcccaccccagcccccgtGTCCGCCCCCACGACCCAAACGCCCAGCTCAGGACCAACAACCCCCCTCAGCCCCCACGCCGCCCTGACTGCgaccccccccccaggccctaCAGCCCCGCCAACCGCAGCGCCCGCCTCAGCCCCTCACTCCCTCTCACCTTCCCCGAGGGGGCGGATACCCCGCAGAATAACTGACACCGCAGCCGAACCAATCGCGGCCCGCCTTTGCCCCCTCGGCCCAATGGGTGGGCCAGTTTCCGCCACCGGTGGGCGGGGCGCCCAGCCCGGGCCGGGTGCTAAGGGCGCGTTGCTAAGGAACTaggaggcggggaggggaggggacggaGAGTGAGGCGGGGTGGACGCTTTTCCTTCCCATTGGCTGCGGGAGCGGTAGGGGGGCGGAGCTTCCGGTAGGGAGAGCGGAAGCGCCGGTGGGGTGTGAGGCGGGAGTGCGCGGCGATGGGGGCCCGCGGGCTGGAGGCGGCGGTGGAGCTGGCGCCCGGGGAGGCCCGCGGTGCGGGGGCGAGCGGGCCTGGGGGGCCCTGCGGGTGaaggggcgggcgggccggcccgGGGGACCCTAATGACAGGAGGGACTGGTGGACCCCTGAGGGTGGAGAGGGGGGGACCGGGCCTGGGGGACCCCTGAgaggggggggggtccccacgGGGGGCCTGGGGATCCCGTCAGGGTGCGGGGGGAGGGAGCCGTGGAGACACTTGTGCCGTACCGGGTGTCTGGTAGTTCctggagggcagggcagggcagggcagggcacttCCCTTCCCCCCCTGGAGGTGGGCAGCAGTCTCTGATGCCTCCCCAGCTCCCGGGAGGCGTGAGGAGGGGGTCTCCGCCCCCCGTGGCGGTCTGCACGCTGCTGGCTTTGCATCAGTGGAGAGCtttgggaggctgcagggacTGAAACTGTGCTGTCCTGTCCTGCTGAGCATGCCCACATAGTGAAACTGGGATGTTTCATATTCATAACTGACTGAGAAATTAAGCTAATACCCGCTTCACCATTACCTTTAAACTTTGTTAACCAGGCAAGTTGCCGTAAGTTCTGATTCTGGTAGACTGGAGgacaattattttaaatcttgtgATTTGTTTCAGAGAACAGTACAGAGACGGGGCATGCAGATGGTCAGCCTGTGGTGATCCTTCTAGGTTGGGCAGGCTGCCAGGACAAATACCTGGCCAAATACAGTGCAATCTACAGTCAGAAGGTGAGtagtttatttatattttcatgaCACTGTCATACAGCTCTCTGAGAAACCGCCTCTTTTCTCCATGTTGGTAGAATCGCTCTAAAGCCTCTCTTGGTCTGAAGAGTCGTTGGGAGTGGCGAGTTCTCTTGTCATTGAAAGCTCCTTGTCTCTCGGAGCCCAGGCAGCGTTATCTAACAGTTGCTGATGTCATCTTTGTGTGTGCAGCTGAGATAAAAATACTTCCTTGGAGAAACTTTCCGCTGTTGTGTGAATCACTGGAgtattttaaggcttttaaagTTGTGAGACTATTCAGGAATGACATGAACTGTGTTAGCTTTCCAAACAGGTCAACATACGGGGAAAGATTATGCGTTTACTGCTTGCTAATAGGCCACAGCACAGACTAGGTGAGGCCAGGCTGAGGACTGACAGAGCACATCAGCATCTGTTGTTCCTTCGGCTTTTCCTTCCCGTGAAGATGATTCATCTAAATGTTGTAATCCAAATTCGTTTTATCCTGTCTGTGAAACAGCCATCCTATGACAGTCACACCTGCTCACTAGGAACTCCTTGTGTTTGAACTAGAGAGGTCTGTCCGATTGCTAGTTCCCTAAGTTatgatattttcctttctaatacTGTATTTTACTGGAATGACCCCAGCTTGTAGTATGGGGACCCACTGAAacattagacttttttttttcctgtttcagctaTAGGTGGAAAAGTTTGTACATTAACAAGTCTATCGTTAATGTGTAATCCAGTGCAAGAGTCATGAATTGGCTTGTTCTAGTGAAGAATTAATTGTTAAGTGACTGTTGTGACTAAGAGATGCTGCTGAGCAGGTGAGGAGCACATTACATGGCAGCATGCtaacttttttgaaaataattttctatcaGAAAGATGATAGgaatgggaaaggagagaaagggttTTCTTAGCTCCCTAATGAGGAAGTGGCTGCAACTGTGGCAAGACGGTGTAGAAGACTTTGATTTAAGAACTTGATATCCTCTGCTTCCTCGTTCACTGTTTAGGGAGCTCTGGGCGGGAGGGCTGTCTTGGTGGCTTTGCCTTGTGTTTGTCAGTGTGTAATGTCAGTGAGTTTAGGTGATAGAAAAGATCTAAAGCATTTATAAATGTAGTTCCATCTGCTCTATTTAGAAACTCCTTCAAGATCCTGTTTCCCAATCTACACCTAAATGTAAGGCCTTAACTGTAAAGGCAATTGTGCAGGCGTTCTGAATCTCTGAACCAGTGCTCTTCATTTGCACAGCTGGAACGTTTCAGAAAGGCTCATGAAAATCATGTCAGTGTTGATTGTGGGTGAGACTTAGAGACGGCTGCAAACAAGTACTACCCAAGGACAGGAGGAAGTTCCTCCTCCTTCTTATGTTTGTTTCAATGTTGTGAACTAGATGTGTACCAGAGCAGGCCCTTCTTACCAAAATGGCTGATACTGGAGGTTTGTGAATCAGGGAGATGGTTTTCTCTTCCTGGGTGAAGACTAACGCTCATAAAAGCTTGGGTGGCAATGTCCCCAGGGGCTGTGCCAGCTAGTACAAGATTTGAAAGGATCTCAAACATCATCAAATCCAGGCCTCTGCTACTGCAGAAACCTTTTCATAATACTGTGTGCTGTTATGATTAATATAATCCTATTCATATTGGTGCCTTGCTACTGACACTAAAGGCTTTCTTCTGGCCCTGTGGTTTCTGTTGGAAACCTGTCTCCAATTTTCACGTTCTTTGTACTGATGCTTGCCTACTCCATGTAATTTACAGCACAGCCTAAATGTGTGTGGgctctctttctgttcttcttaGGGGTGCACCGTCATCCGCTACACGGCTTCATGGAGGATGATATTCTTCTCTGAGACCTTTGGCATCAGATCCCTCCAGACCCCAGCCAGGCGACTCCTGGAGCTGCTCTTTGACTACAGCGTTGAAAACAGACCggttctttttcatgtttttagcAATGGTGGTGTCATGCTGTACCGTTACATCATCGAGGCGCTCCACACTCACAAGCCATTTAAGAACCTCAAAGTGGCAGGCACCATTTTCGATAGTGCCCCTGGCAGAAGAAACTTGAGAGGAGGCCTTCGTGCCTTGGCAACTGTCTTGGTATCCACGAATGTGCTGCTCAAGTATTTCCTCCTATTTGCTTTTGCTACTACAGCTGTCGTGCTGCGGATCTTGCTGTACCCATTGACCCGCTTCATCCACGAGAGCCATTACGATGCCCTGCTGAAAGCGCCCTCGCGCTGGCCTGAGCTTTACCTCTATTCCCAAGCCGATGCCATCATCAAGGCCAGCGAAGTTAAGCACATGGCTGATGCCCGGCAGCAGCTCGGTGTCTCCGTGAAAGCTATAGACTTCTCGGATTCGGCTCACGTCAGCCATATGCGGGCGTATCCCACCTATTACGGCAACCTCTGTATGACTTTCCTGTCTGACTGTGTCGGGGGCTCACCTCGTTAGTGGTGTAATGACCTCCAACGTTCGCCTCTGCTTTGCTCAGCTTGTATGGGAAATGCCACCCCTTTTGTGTCTTTGAAGGGAGGAAAGTAGAGacttcttagcttttttttttttttttcctcctcccctcccctcccctcccctcccctccgccatCTACAAGTCTGAAAGCCTCCAGGCTGGCCTTTGTATAGCAGAAGGTAGATATGGATTAATTTAAAGTACTGAAGGTGAAATCCTAGCATGGTTGAAGTTGATCTGCTTTACCAAGGTGTGTCAGACCAGAATTTCGCATCGAGTGTTACTTGTTTCTTCCTGTCTCGTGTTCTCTGCTTTCCATGTTGTCTCCTTGTCCTTGATGTCCAATGTGCATGTTCTGTTGCTTTGTACTGATTTTACAATACAGCTCTTCAACGtctttgttgtttctttcctctctgccattTCTTTTATCTTGCAGCGAGCaaacaggagcagctctgcaggacttctctcttcTCTCGGTGCATCCCAGCTCTTGTTATACTCCCTGCTGGAGATCAGGCCCAGAAGCCAAGTGTAAGACCTGGGAAAGGCTTGTGCAGGGCAGTATGACCAGTCTGTCATCTGGTTCCGTTAAATAGCTGAGATAGATGGAGCAGTCAAAGCTCTGATCCTTGGTGGGAGCTCGAATGTTTGTGACAACTTTTGCGTTCTTCAACCAAAAGATTTAAGTTAACCTTTTTGAATGTGTCTTGTGTTTTGTTTGCCTTCCTTCCAGTCTTTTGTGTGTTCTCCCAAGTAGTTTTGCTTTCTTGGAGAACTGCTCATTTATTATTGTGTGTCTTTGAGCAGCCTATATTGTGCATCTGGAAATGCAGCGAAACTGGCACAGCTGTAACCCGAAAGACCTCAGAAATAGAAAGGTggaactgcagagaaaaatgaaactgtCTCTTGGAGCTGTGATTTATACTGGGTGTTTCTTAGATCACTTCCAGCCCACAAATGACCATGAAATTCAATGTTTTTCCCCATAATGTTCTCTTCAGATGATCAGTCTTTGCTGTCCATGCAGCGTGTACTAGTGATACAAGAAATTAATTCCTTCCACCTAGTGAGAAAGTAGCTCATTGCACTGCGCTTCAGGCATGTTTggttctgggttttgttgtttattttggggagaagCGGGGATAAAGACAGAGGAGAGCCTGCTAAGAACATGTTTATGCCATGTCACAGCATTGCAAGCTAATTAATAATGCGGCGGACAGGATTAGGTGACTTTAAATTCCTAGTCAAAGGTTGCTGGGAACAGGCTCTGGAGGGCTATGGGCCTGTTTGAACAAGGGGCTGCCCTCGAGAGGTAGGAACATAAAAAGCACGAggatttttccagctgtttgctGCCTGTGGGCTGCTGTGCTTGTCTCGTCCACCCTTGGGGTGCTGTCATCCACAATTACAAAGCACTTGCTGTTCTGAATCGAAACGCAGAGAGGCAGGCCTCTGGGgaagcactgaaataatttggaaGTTTAAAATGAGAGCCATAACACCTCACAGAAGTGGAAGCACAGGGTGAGTCGTGGTCAGTGGCCAGAACAACTGTTTCTGGCAGGCTAGTGTGGCAACCCTTACTTAAAGCGAAGAATAACCCCATGTCAGGCGTGGTTTTAAAGGGTGGACTGGGGTGTATAGGATAGGTGAGAATTAACTGAAAAGGGGCTGATGGCCTGGTTTGTCTTCGATTTTTTTAAAGCGAAAACTGGCTCCAGGCGCAGGGGCCCTTGTTGCTCGGGGTCCAGTTTTCTGTAGGTGTGATCCCAGTTTCAGCTTCCACTGTGAAGAGGAGCTGTGAGGGCTGCCCTGCGGTAAGATAGCCTTCAGCCTGCTGCTTTTCATGAAGAAATTCCTGTTCCTAGGGTTTGGACCTGTAAAAGGCAGGCACGTTCCCCTGTCCCCAGAAAGCCCATCGGAGATCTCCCAGCTTTTTAAAGCAGAC is a window encoding:
- the TMEM53 gene encoding transmembrane protein 53 isoform X2, giving the protein MGARGLEAAVELAPGEARENSTETGHADGQPVVILLGWAGCQDKYLAKYSAIYSQKGCTVIRYTASWRMIFFSETFGIRSLQTPARRLLELLFDYSVENRPVLFHVFSNGGVMLYRYIIEALHTHKPFKNLKVAGTIFDSAPGRRNLRGGLRALATVLVSTNVLLKYFLLFAFATTAVVLRILLYPLTRFIHESHYDALLKAPSRWPELYLYSQADAIIKASEVKHMADARQQLGVSVKAIDFSDSAHVSHMRAYPTYYGNLCMTFLSDCVGGSPR
- the TMEM53 gene encoding transmembrane protein 53 isoform X1; its protein translation is MGARGLEAAVELAPGEARENSTETGHADGQPVVILLGWAGCQDKYLAKYSAIYSQKGCTVIRYTASWRMIFFSETFGIRSLQTPARRLLELLFDYSVENRPVLFHVFSNGGVMLYRYIIEALHTHKPFKNLKVAGTIFDSAPGRRNLRGGLRALATVLVSTNVLLKYFLLFAFATTAVVLRILLYPLTRFIHESHYDALLKAPSRWPELYLYSQADAIIKASEVKHMADARQQLGVSVKAIDFSDSAHVSHMRAYPTYYGNLSSKQEQLCRTSLFSRCIPALVILPAGDQAQKPSVRPGKGLCRAV